The Anas platyrhynchos isolate ZD024472 breed Pekin duck chromosome 3, IASCAAS_PekinDuck_T2T, whole genome shotgun sequence genome includes a window with the following:
- the TCF21 gene encoding transcription factor 21, translating into MSTGSLSDVEDLQEVEMLECDGLKMDTNKEFGASNESNEEGSNGENGSPQKGRGAAGKRKKAPPKKSPLNGVSQEGKQVQRNAANARERARMRVLSKAFSRLKTTLPWVPPDTKLSKLDTLRLASSYIAHLRQILANDKYENGYIHPVNLTWPFMVAGKPESDLKEVVNTNRLCGPTAS; encoded by the exons ATGTCCACTGGGTCCCTCAGTGATGTGGAAGATCTTCAGGAGGTGGAGATGCTGGAGTGCGATGGCCTGAAAATGGATACTAACAAAGAGTTCGGGGCGTCCAACGAGAGCAACGAGGAGGGATCCAATGGCGAGAATGGCTCCCCTCagaaggggagaggggctgcgggcaagaggaaaaaagctcCCCCCAAGAAGAGCCCTTTAAATGGAGTGAGCCAGGAGGGAAAGCAGGTCCAGAGAAACGCTGCCAACGCCAGGGAGAGGGCGAGGATGAGGGTCCTTAGcaaagccttctccaggcttaaGACCACCCTTCCCTGGGTGCCCCCAGACACCAAGCTTTCCAAACTGGACACCTTGAGGTTGGCCTCCAGCTACATCGCTCACCTGAGACAGATCCTGGCCAACGACAAGTACGAAAATGGCTACATCCACCCGGTCAACCTG ACCTGGCCTTTTATGGTAGCCGGCAAACCCGAGAGTGACCTGAAAGAAGTGGTGAACACAAACCGCTTGTGCGGCCCGACGGCATCCTGA